One Mailhella massiliensis DNA segment encodes these proteins:
- a CDS encoding LysR family transcriptional regulator yields MELNWELCRMFYHVARCGNFSRAAEILFTSQPAVSRAMAALERELGCRLFIRNRRGVELTPEGRLFYAHVEAGCENLRRGREAVEEAVGLQSGSIALGTSETALRGWLLARLDMFHARYPGVRIRLYGGTSRRAMEDVKSGVIDFAVAAVAGGSFRYLRETPLAPFRDVFVAAPCYGHLRDRPVTLEELSREAVICHRRDSLTFDFLETIFKAHGLELEPAMEPETSDIVLDLARHGLGVGFVPGQTAAPALESGELFALKLAEPLPPRRISLLEYEGHTLSLAARRLRDMLLCGEGGESAAADAQNVGQGNIVPA; encoded by the coding sequence ATGGAACTCAACTGGGAACTCTGCCGCATGTTCTACCATGTGGCGCGCTGCGGCAATTTCAGCCGGGCGGCGGAAATACTTTTCACCAGTCAGCCTGCCGTATCGCGGGCCATGGCCGCGCTGGAAAGGGAACTGGGGTGCCGCCTGTTCATACGCAACCGGCGCGGGGTGGAACTTACGCCGGAGGGGCGCCTTTTCTATGCTCATGTGGAGGCGGGGTGCGAGAATCTCCGCCGGGGCAGGGAGGCGGTGGAAGAAGCGGTGGGCCTGCAATCGGGCAGCATTGCCCTGGGCACCAGCGAAACCGCGCTGCGCGGCTGGCTTCTGGCCAGGCTCGATATGTTCCATGCCCGGTATCCGGGGGTGCGGATACGGCTGTACGGCGGCACGTCGCGCCGGGCCATGGAGGATGTGAAGTCCGGCGTCATCGACTTTGCCGTGGCCGCCGTGGCGGGGGGGAGCTTCCGTTACCTCAGGGAAACGCCGCTCGCGCCTTTTCGGGATGTGTTCGTGGCCGCCCCGTGCTACGGGCATCTCCGGGACAGGCCCGTGACGCTGGAGGAGCTTTCCCGCGAGGCGGTGATCTGCCACAGGCGCGATTCGCTCACCTTCGATTTTCTGGAGACCATTTTCAAGGCGCACGGGCTGGAGCTGGAACCGGCCATGGAGCCGGAAACCTCCGACATCGTGCTCGACCTTGCGCGGCACGGCCTGGGCGTGGGCTTCGTGCCGGGGCAGACGGCGGCCCCGGCGCTGGAATCGGGGGAGCTTTTTGCCCTGAAGCTGGCGGAACCTTTGCCGCCGCGGCGCATCAGCCTGCTGGAATACGAGGGGCACACCCTCAGCCTGGCGGCAAGACGCCTGCGCGACATGCTGCTCTGCGGGGAAGGTGGGGAATCAGCGGCGGCGGATGCCCAGAATGTTGGGCAGGGGAATATCGTCCCCGCGTGA
- the bamA gene encoding outer membrane protein assembly factor BamA, giving the protein MRKILSSLVCLAVTLLVWGAQAQAAETRVLVLPFAVNAPSAQQQLARDIPTLVRQGLENYGVKAIPTSTGKSSAQDASSARSRARSARAQYAVFGTLNQLGENFSLDMQLVAASGGRAQAFHMEGANLLELQPVVNGLVGQVVASLEEASPVRSAAKVSRGGIADIDVKGLKFIDKDRVLVRVSSRTGEPLNVDTVDNDVRSIWDLGYFNDVSADVVPGPAGQTLVFTVVEKPRIAEVRVEGSEAVSIGDITEAMSTHTDSVLNEKVLSDDLQKVTDLYHKQGFYLAEVTYEVQPRSDGSAAVLVLHVKEGNKLYIKEVAIEGLKEISPDEIKDFLSLKERGMFSWFTGSGVLKDDLLERDSQAIRSYFMKHGYVDGQVAAPEVQYEEDGIRVVFRVREGVHYKVGEVILQGDLIDTRERILQEISMVRHQAAGDYFDVEVLQNDVKALTDFYSDYGYAFADIDVRPQPRADAGVVDVVYTVKPGERQYIRRVEVEGNNRTRDNVILREMRLADGQQFSGAKMRRSAQRLEKTRYFSEVNPTVVPTGVPGEVDLKMGVKETETGVVSVGFGYSTYDKFGVMASITENNLFGRGYTLGLSGYTSSSEQYLEASFVNPRVFDTYWGFSVSPYGIDEEWSYFYKRSVGVRLGLFHPIGEYTNVNFGYKFERYNLYHMADNASRIIRAYKGEHWASTVSMGVTRDTTNKASFPTEGTRVSFNVQYGGPWTGGDDSFFKPIFEAGFYYGLNDTNIFHVRGRVGAVYKADGDKTVPVFERFWIGGIRSIRGFSYDDISPRDPETGETIGSDRMGYANIEYIWVVKPEIGLAFVPFYDIGFNADSAQCSSVFDKVYSSAGLEVRWRSPMGDLRFAYGYPLSENADGTRRNSGRFEFSMGQAF; this is encoded by the coding sequence ATGCGCAAGATTCTTTCTAGTCTGGTCTGTCTGGCCGTGACCCTCCTTGTGTGGGGCGCGCAGGCGCAGGCGGCCGAAACCCGCGTGCTGGTACTGCCCTTTGCCGTGAATGCGCCCTCGGCACAGCAGCAGCTTGCGCGGGATATCCCCACGCTGGTGCGGCAGGGGCTTGAAAACTACGGCGTGAAGGCCATTCCCACGTCCACGGGCAAGTCTTCGGCGCAGGACGCATCCTCCGCCCGTTCCCGCGCCCGTTCGGCCAGGGCGCAGTATGCCGTATTCGGCACGCTGAACCAGCTCGGCGAGAACTTCAGCCTCGACATGCAGCTCGTGGCCGCTTCCGGCGGCAGGGCGCAGGCCTTCCACATGGAAGGGGCGAACCTGCTTGAGCTTCAGCCCGTGGTGAACGGCCTTGTGGGCCAGGTGGTGGCTTCTCTGGAAGAGGCCTCCCCCGTGCGCTCGGCGGCAAAGGTTTCGCGCGGCGGCATTGCCGACATCGACGTGAAGGGCCTCAAGTTCATCGACAAGGACAGAGTGCTGGTGCGCGTATCCTCCCGCACGGGCGAGCCGCTGAATGTGGACACCGTGGACAACGACGTGCGCAGCATCTGGGATCTGGGCTACTTCAACGACGTGAGCGCCGATGTGGTTCCCGGCCCGGCCGGGCAGACGCTGGTGTTCACCGTGGTGGAAAAGCCGCGCATTGCGGAAGTGCGCGTGGAAGGTTCCGAGGCCGTGAGCATCGGCGACATTACCGAGGCCATGTCCACGCACACCGATTCCGTGCTCAACGAAAAGGTGCTTTCCGACGACCTTCAGAAGGTGACGGACCTCTACCACAAGCAGGGCTTCTACCTTGCGGAAGTCACCTACGAGGTGCAGCCGAGAAGCGACGGTTCCGCCGCGGTGCTGGTGCTGCACGTCAAGGAAGGCAACAAGCTCTACATCAAGGAAGTGGCCATCGAGGGCCTCAAGGAAATTTCTCCCGACGAAATCAAGGACTTCCTGTCCCTCAAGGAAAGGGGCATGTTCTCCTGGTTCACGGGTTCGGGCGTGCTGAAGGACGACCTTCTGGAACGCGATTCCCAGGCCATCCGCAGCTATTTCATGAAGCACGGCTATGTGGACGGCCAGGTGGCCGCCCCGGAAGTGCAGTATGAGGAAGACGGCATCCGCGTGGTGTTCCGCGTGCGCGAAGGCGTGCACTACAAGGTGGGCGAGGTCATTCTTCAGGGCGACCTCATCGACACGCGGGAACGCATTCTGCAGGAAATCTCCATGGTCAGGCATCAGGCTGCCGGAGACTACTTCGACGTGGAAGTGCTGCAGAACGACGTGAAGGCCCTTACCGACTTCTACAGCGATTACGGCTACGCCTTTGCCGATATCGACGTGCGGCCCCAGCCCCGCGCCGACGCGGGCGTGGTGGACGTGGTCTATACCGTGAAGCCCGGCGAGAGGCAGTACATCCGCCGCGTGGAGGTGGAAGGCAACAACCGCACGCGCGACAACGTCATTCTGCGTGAAATGCGCCTTGCCGACGGCCAGCAGTTCAGCGGCGCGAAGATGCGCCGTTCCGCCCAGCGCCTGGAAAAGACCCGCTACTTCAGCGAGGTGAACCCCACCGTGGTGCCCACCGGCGTGCCCGGCGAAGTGGACCTCAAGATGGGCGTGAAGGAAACCGAAACCGGCGTGGTGAGCGTGGGCTTCGGCTACTCCACCTACGACAAGTTCGGCGTCATGGCCTCCATTACGGAAAACAACCTCTTCGGCCGCGGCTACACCTTGGGCCTTTCCGGCTACACATCCTCTTCGGAGCAGTACCTGGAAGCCTCCTTCGTGAACCCCCGCGTGTTCGACACCTACTGGGGCTTCTCCGTGAGCCCCTACGGCATCGACGAAGAATGGTCGTACTTCTACAAGCGTTCCGTGGGCGTGCGCCTCGGCCTGTTCCATCCCATCGGTGAATACACCAACGTGAACTTCGGCTACAAGTTCGAGCGTTACAACCTCTACCACATGGCGGACAACGCCTCCAGAATCATCCGCGCCTACAAGGGCGAGCACTGGGCGAGCACCGTGTCCATGGGCGTGACGCGCGATACCACGAACAAGGCCTCCTTCCCCACGGAAGGCACGCGCGTGTCGTTCAACGTGCAGTACGGCGGCCCCTGGACCGGCGGCGACGACAGCTTCTTCAAGCCCATTTTCGAAGCCGGCTTCTACTACGGCCTGAACGATACCAACATCTTCCATGTGCGCGGCAGAGTCGGCGCGGTGTACAAGGCCGACGGCGACAAGACCGTGCCCGTGTTCGAACGCTTCTGGATAGGCGGCATCCGCAGCATCCGCGGCTTCTCCTACGACGACATCTCCCCGCGTGACCCGGAAACCGGCGAAACCATCGGTTCCGACCGCATGGGCTATGCCAACATCGAATACATCTGGGTGGTCAAGCCGGAAATCGGCCTTGCCTTCGTGCCCTTCTACGACATCGGCTTCAACGCCGACAGCGCCCAGTGCTCCAGCGTGTTCGACAAGGTGTATTCCTCCGCAGGCCTCGAAGTGCGCTGGCGTTCGCCCATGGGCGACCTGCGCTTCGCCTACGGCTACCCGCTCTCCGAGAACGCCGACGGCACCCGCCGCAACAGCGGCCGCTTCGAGTTCTCCATGGGCCAGGCTTTCTAG
- a CDS encoding ATP-binding protein, producing MSCSVSGIQKALRNVTESIPISAEYEAPTLATFFTPPSHIRALRLHTPLVIGARGVGKTFWAQALQKADVRALLGQAAPDLRGIHVTIGHGATQCEEYPSPSTFASLLSGHDAVSIWRAVLLKACVSAAGLEQGADMPHSGAEWKTLVPWVADNPERVDRIFLDADRAFARQGMSLLIVFDALDRVAYSWKDIDELTTGLLRTALQFSTFSHIKTKIFLREDHCSRISFSFPDASKLLASKVELSWTRAELYGMLWKRLCNGGGDSGKCLRGLFSEQLPNSLEEQGGVWFFRNTGELTDEILKPLFHRLTGPYMGRDRRRGMPYTWTVGHLADARQQTSPRSFMAAIARACQDSHDKKYAGAAYPIHYESIKSGVQIASQIRVAEMQEDNPWATKLLEKLKGMNVPCPFQSVQDRWQEAYAEGPSALVRMHPSHTPPEFESAGWAEVRRQLEGLGFCLTLSDGRFNMPDLYRVGFGLGRKGGVKPLT from the coding sequence ATGAGCTGTTCCGTATCCGGGATTCAGAAAGCACTGCGAAATGTGACGGAATCCATCCCCATCTCGGCGGAGTATGAGGCGCCCACGCTTGCCACGTTTTTTACCCCTCCTTCCCATATCCGCGCCCTGCGCCTGCATACTCCGCTTGTGATCGGCGCGCGCGGCGTGGGCAAGACGTTCTGGGCTCAGGCCCTGCAGAAGGCGGACGTGAGAGCGCTGCTCGGGCAGGCCGCTCCGGATCTCAGGGGGATACACGTAACCATCGGTCACGGCGCGACACAATGTGAGGAGTACCCTTCTCCGAGTACCTTTGCGAGTCTTCTCTCCGGGCATGATGCCGTCAGCATCTGGCGCGCGGTGCTTTTGAAAGCCTGCGTTTCGGCAGCCGGGCTGGAGCAGGGAGCGGATATGCCGCACAGCGGCGCGGAATGGAAGACTCTGGTGCCGTGGGTGGCGGACAATCCGGAGCGCGTGGACAGGATATTTCTTGACGCGGACAGGGCCTTTGCCCGGCAGGGCATGAGTCTGCTCATCGTGTTTGATGCGCTGGACCGTGTAGCTTATTCGTGGAAGGATATCGACGAACTGACTACCGGTCTTTTGCGTACGGCGCTGCAGTTTTCCACCTTTTCGCACATCAAGACAAAGATTTTTCTGCGGGAAGATCATTGCAGCCGCATATCCTTTTCCTTTCCCGACGCATCCAAGCTGCTTGCTTCCAAGGTGGAACTTTCCTGGACAAGGGCGGAGCTGTACGGCATGCTCTGGAAGAGACTGTGCAACGGAGGGGGGGATTCCGGAAAATGCCTGCGCGGACTTTTTTCCGAACAGCTTCCCAACAGTCTTGAAGAGCAGGGCGGCGTGTGGTTTTTCAGAAATACCGGGGAACTCACCGATGAGATCCTCAAGCCGCTGTTCCATCGCCTGACCGGACCCTACATGGGCAGGGACAGACGCCGGGGGATGCCCTACACCTGGACGGTGGGGCACCTGGCCGACGCGCGCCAGCAGACTTCGCCCCGTTCCTTCATGGCGGCCATAGCCAGGGCCTGTCAGGATTCCCACGACAAGAAGTATGCGGGAGCGGCTTACCCCATCCATTATGAGAGCATCAAGAGCGGCGTGCAGATCGCCTCTCAGATTCGTGTGGCCGAAATGCAGGAAGACAACCCCTGGGCTACGAAACTTTTGGAGAAACTGAAGGGTATGAATGTTCCCTGCCCCTTCCAGAGCGTGCAGGACAGATGGCAGGAAGCGTATGCCGAAGGGCCTTCTGCACTGGTCAGAATGCATCCTTCCCATACGCCGCCGGAATTTGAAAGCGCCGGCTGGGCGGAGGTGCGCAGGCAGCTGGAAGGCCTCGGTTTCTGCCTTACCCTGAGCGACGGGCGCTTCAACATGCCCGACCTGTACCGGGTGGGCTTCGGCCTCGGCCGCAAGGGCGGCGTCAAGCCTCTGACTTAA
- the lysS gene encoding lysine--tRNA ligase, with amino-acid sequence MLENFAEHGELNEVVKNCVGKACDLLDAGLPLYPNDFRRKHEAGPVHAEYEALGEEELEALDTVFELAGRMMSSRSFGKVIFFHVMDRTGRLQCYAEKSLLGDDAFAAFKKLDVGDIVGVKGRLFRTRTGELTLRCESVRLLSKSFRALPDKHSGLTDVESRYRQRYVDLVMNPRAREIFRKRSLIVREFRRFMEDSGFMEVETPMLHALAGGAAAKPFVTHHNALDIDLYLRIAPELYLKRLIVGGMERVFEINRCFRNEGIDTRHNPEFTSCEFYWSYATYEDLMDFTERLFAHIAMKVCQSTVITYQGQQIDLTPGRWKRMSYHQALEEVGGHKPEFYTDMEAVRAYLRSRGEKFMESEGIGKLQSRLFDLDVEAKLVQPTFIYAYPAEISPLARRNDANPDITDRFEIFICGCEYGNAFSELNDPVDQRLRFEAQVEAKAAGDDEACPLDNDYLRALEYAMPPTAGEGIGIDRLTMLLTDEPSIREVLLFPLLRPEA; translated from the coding sequence ATGCTGGAGAATTTCGCCGAGCACGGCGAACTCAATGAAGTTGTGAAGAACTGCGTGGGCAAGGCCTGCGATCTTCTGGATGCGGGCCTGCCCCTGTATCCCAACGACTTCAGGAGAAAGCACGAGGCCGGGCCCGTGCACGCGGAATACGAGGCTCTGGGAGAAGAGGAGCTTGAAGCGCTGGATACGGTGTTCGAGCTTGCCGGGCGCATGATGTCTTCCCGCTCCTTCGGCAAGGTCATTTTCTTCCACGTCATGGACCGCACCGGCCGCCTGCAGTGCTATGCGGAAAAGAGCCTGCTCGGCGACGATGCCTTCGCGGCCTTCAAGAAGCTGGACGTGGGCGACATCGTGGGCGTGAAGGGCCGCCTTTTCCGTACCAGGACCGGCGAACTCACCCTGCGCTGCGAAAGCGTGCGCCTTCTGAGCAAGTCCTTCCGCGCCCTGCCCGACAAGCACAGCGGTCTCACCGACGTGGAATCGCGCTACCGTCAGCGCTATGTCGACCTTGTGATGAACCCCCGCGCCCGGGAAATCTTCCGCAAGCGGTCGCTCATCGTGCGGGAATTCCGCCGCTTCATGGAAGACAGCGGCTTCATGGAAGTGGAAACGCCCATGCTGCACGCCCTGGCGGGCGGCGCGGCGGCCAAGCCCTTCGTGACGCATCACAACGCGCTGGACATCGACCTTTATCTGCGCATCGCGCCCGAACTCTACCTGAAGCGCCTCATCGTGGGCGGCATGGAACGGGTGTTTGAAATCAACCGCTGCTTCCGCAACGAAGGCATCGACACGCGCCACAACCCCGAATTCACCTCCTGCGAATTCTACTGGTCCTACGCCACCTACGAAGACCTCATGGACTTCACGGAACGGCTTTTTGCCCATATCGCCATGAAGGTGTGCCAGAGCACGGTGATCACCTATCAGGGGCAGCAGATCGACCTCACCCCCGGCAGATGGAAGCGCATGAGCTACCATCAGGCCCTTGAGGAAGTGGGCGGCCACAAGCCGGAATTCTACACCGACATGGAAGCCGTGCGCGCCTACCTGCGTTCCCGCGGGGAAAAGTTCATGGAAAGCGAAGGCATAGGCAAGCTTCAGTCGCGCCTGTTCGACCTGGATGTGGAGGCGAAGCTCGTGCAGCCCACCTTCATTTACGCCTATCCCGCCGAAATTTCGCCCCTTGCCCGCAGAAACGACGCCAACCCCGACATCACCGACCGCTTTGAAATCTTCATCTGCGGCTGTGAGTACGGCAACGCCTTTTCCGAACTCAACGACCCGGTGGATCAGCGCCTGCGCTTCGAGGCCCAGGTGGAAGCCAAGGCCGCCGGCGACGACGAGGCCTGCCCCCTGGACAACGACTATCTGCGCGCGCTGGAATACGCCATGCCGCCCACCGCGGGCGAAGGCATCGGCATCGACCGCCTGACCATGCTGCTTACCGACGAGCCTTCCATCCGCGAGGTGCTGCTCTTCCCGCTGCTCAGGCCCGAAGCGTAG
- a CDS encoding phosphodiester glycosidase family protein encodes MKRIRCLLLTALFALLSVAAPLRASEPDPVPTLPGQDIAWLSLEEGLDMALLSFTENNGEDFCRRIVIRALRFDTERFDVGLYSSRWEGPGVPTLREWAEKKDLVAAINACMYLKDGQTSTGYMRGGENINNGRIVSRYGAFFVASPRVPDLPRAAVLDRNVDDWKALLPQYDIVVQNFRLMGPDGGQVWPENGPEHAVASIAEDMNGRILFLLSADPCSVHDFVKALNAHKGLNLNSAMYVEGGSEASMLLRLCGKIRLWNGMSPATYMFSSRGDDIPLPNILGIRRR; translated from the coding sequence ATGAAACGCATCCGTTGTCTCCTTCTGACGGCGCTTTTCGCGCTTCTTTCCGTCGCCGCTCCGCTGCGCGCTTCCGAGCCGGACCCCGTCCCCACGCTCCCGGGACAGGATATCGCCTGGCTTTCTCTGGAAGAGGGGCTGGACATGGCGCTGCTCTCCTTTACGGAAAACAACGGAGAGGATTTCTGCCGCCGTATCGTCATACGCGCCCTGCGCTTCGACACGGAACGCTTCGACGTGGGGCTGTACAGCTCCCGCTGGGAGGGGCCGGGCGTGCCCACTCTGCGCGAATGGGCGGAGAAAAAGGACCTTGTGGCCGCCATCAACGCCTGCATGTATCTGAAGGACGGCCAGACCTCCACAGGCTACATGCGCGGGGGCGAGAACATCAACAACGGGCGCATCGTTTCACGCTACGGGGCCTTCTTCGTGGCTTCTCCCCGCGTGCCCGACCTGCCGCGCGCCGCCGTGCTCGACCGCAATGTGGACGACTGGAAGGCGCTGCTCCCGCAGTACGACATCGTGGTGCAGAACTTCCGCCTCATGGGGCCGGACGGCGGACAGGTATGGCCGGAAAACGGCCCGGAACACGCCGTGGCCTCCATTGCCGAGGACATGAACGGCCGCATTCTCTTCCTGCTCAGCGCCGATCCCTGCTCCGTGCACGACTTCGTCAAGGCGCTGAACGCCCACAAGGGCCTCAACCTCAATTCCGCCATGTATGTGGAAGGCGGAAGCGAGGCCTCCATGCTGCTGCGCCTCTGCGGCAAAATCCGGCTGTGGAACGGCATGAGCCCCGCAACCTACATGTTCTCTTCACGCGGGGACGATATTCCCCTGCCCAACATTCTGGGCATCCGCCGCCGCTGA
- a CDS encoding lipoprotein-releasing ABC transporter permease subunit has protein sequence MSYPLFIASRYLTSRSKRTFISIISLMSVLGVAIGVAALVIVMSVYNGVTSEMREKILGASPHVMVMATKPGMFTGEKGALDTVRETPGVVSATPFLYAEVLLSTPQGATGLVVRGIAPEQAGEAMPLLHHLESGSVENLSREGGPAGMIVGQDLARRFRLHVGSRVNLMSPAGQRTTAGFVPKLRSFRVEGIFKSGMSDFDSRLAYVSLSAAQELMGYPEGHVSGLEVFVKEPYDAAKIADAVAERLGPPYYARNWIDMNANLFAALQLERFGMFIVLLMVILVGSFSIITSLVMLVMEKTKDIAILMSMGATAAGIRRIFMLQGAIIGAVGTSIGYVLGIALALLLKKYQFIELPPGVYMMDTLPVIIEPLDLFLIGAVSMLMCFVATIYPARQAARLVPAEALRYE, from the coding sequence ATGTCCTACCCGCTGTTCATCGCGTCGCGTTACCTCACTTCGAGGAGCAAGCGCACGTTCATTTCCATCATTTCGCTCATGTCCGTGCTGGGCGTGGCCATCGGCGTGGCCGCGCTCGTCATCGTGATGAGCGTGTACAACGGCGTCACCTCCGAGATGCGCGAGAAAATCCTCGGCGCAAGCCCGCACGTCATGGTCATGGCCACGAAGCCGGGCATGTTCACCGGGGAAAAGGGCGCGCTCGACACGGTACGGGAAACGCCGGGCGTGGTTTCCGCCACGCCCTTCCTCTACGCCGAAGTGCTGCTTTCCACCCCGCAGGGGGCCACGGGCCTTGTGGTGCGCGGCATCGCCCCCGAACAGGCCGGGGAGGCCATGCCCCTGCTGCATCATCTGGAAAGCGGAAGCGTGGAAAACCTTTCCCGCGAAGGCGGCCCCGCAGGCATGATCGTGGGGCAGGACCTTGCGCGGCGCTTCCGCCTGCATGTGGGCAGCCGCGTGAACCTCATGTCCCCGGCGGGGCAGAGAACCACGGCGGGCTTTGTGCCCAAGCTGCGTTCCTTCCGCGTGGAGGGCATTTTCAAATCCGGCATGTCGGATTTCGACAGCCGCCTCGCCTATGTTTCCCTTTCCGCCGCGCAGGAGCTCATGGGCTACCCCGAAGGGCATGTTTCCGGCCTGGAAGTGTTCGTGAAGGAACCCTACGACGCGGCGAAGATAGCCGACGCCGTGGCCGAAAGGCTCGGCCCTCCCTACTATGCCCGCAACTGGATAGACATGAACGCCAACCTCTTCGCCGCGCTTCAGCTCGAAAGGTTCGGCATGTTCATCGTTCTTCTCATGGTCATTCTGGTGGGCTCTTTTTCCATCATTACCTCCCTTGTCATGCTGGTCATGGAAAAAACCAAGGATATCGCCATATTGATGTCCATGGGAGCCACGGCCGCAGGCATAAGGCGCATTTTCATGCTGCAGGGGGCCATCATCGGGGCTGTTGGCACATCCATAGGTTATGTGCTAGGAATCGCACTGGCGCTGCTTCTGAAGAAGTACCAGTTCATCGAGCTTCCCCCCGGCGTGTACATGATGGACACGCTTCCGGTCATCATCGAGCCGCTGGATCTTTTCCTCATCGGAGCGGTGTCCATGCTGATGTGTTTTGTGGCCACCATCTATCCCGCCAGGCAGGCCGCGCGCCTTGTGCCTGCCGAGGCCCTTCGCTATGAGTAA
- a CDS encoding DMT family transporter, with the protein MNRGYIFIFLATVFFSSMEVALKTVANDFNPMQLNCTRFLIGGILLIPFALRGLRQHGATLTAASWKGFSALGFLGLVVSMMFYQVSILYAPASVVSVLFSCNPVLVLAFAFLILRADIRPQHIAALALEVIAALVIIDPLHTSLDPAGITLVLLSAATFALYAVLGKKMCARYSGVAVTSFSCLAASAQMIVLMLISHIGPVADLLGETAPMFANIPFFSGYRPDNILNVLYICVFVTAGGYACYFMGMEATSAMQGSLVFFFKPVLAPILAMIVLGENIPWNMWAGILLMLVASVISMIPTWEALMAARPLIVRHLLHKGR; encoded by the coding sequence ATGAATCGCGGATATATCTTCATTTTTCTCGCCACCGTTTTCTTCAGCTCCATGGAAGTGGCGCTCAAAACCGTGGCGAACGACTTCAACCCCATGCAGCTCAACTGCACCCGCTTTCTCATAGGCGGGATTCTGCTCATTCCCTTCGCGCTGCGCGGTCTCCGGCAGCACGGCGCCACGCTCACGGCCGCCTCGTGGAAGGGCTTTTCGGCCCTGGGCTTTCTGGGCCTTGTGGTCAGCATGATGTTCTACCAGGTTTCCATTCTCTACGCGCCCGCCTCGGTGGTGAGCGTGCTCTTCAGCTGCAACCCGGTGCTCGTGCTGGCCTTCGCCTTCCTCATCCTGCGCGCCGACATCAGGCCCCAGCACATTGCGGCGCTGGCGCTGGAAGTCATAGCCGCCCTCGTCATCATCGATCCGCTGCATACCAGCCTCGACCCCGCGGGCATCACGCTGGTGCTCCTTTCCGCCGCCACCTTCGCGCTCTACGCCGTGCTCGGCAAGAAAATGTGCGCCCGCTACTCCGGCGTGGCCGTCACCTCGTTCAGCTGCCTTGCCGCCAGCGCGCAGATGATCGTGCTCATGCTCATAAGCCACATCGGCCCCGTGGCCGACCTGCTCGGCGAAACCGCGCCCATGTTCGCCAACATCCCCTTCTTCAGCGGCTACCGGCCGGACAACATCCTGAACGTGCTCTATATCTGCGTGTTCGTCACCGCCGGCGGCTATGCCTGCTACTTCATGGGCATGGAGGCCACCTCCGCCATGCAGGGTTCGCTCGTGTTCTTCTTCAAGCCCGTGCTCGCCCCCATCCTCGCCATGATCGTTCTCGGTGAAAACATTCCCTGGAACATGTGGGCGGGCATTCTCCTCATGCTCGTCGCTTCCGTCATTTCCATGATCCCCACATGGGAAGCTCTCATGGCCGCAAGGCCGCTTATCGTCCGCCACCTCCTGCATAAAGGACGCTGA
- a CDS encoding ABC transporter ATP-binding protein: MSNDMDVSSGKAPLYLVEHARKSVESPAGELTILRDVNFEVRAGEALAIVGSSGCGKSTLLHILGTLDRASGGRVLFEGRDLSALSAREAALFRNRSLGFVFQFHHLLPEFTTVENVAMQAVIAGMPRARALALAAEALEKVGLGERLNHHVTTLSGGERQRAAIARATLLCPKVLLADEPTGNLDEKTGARVVDVLRKLNRDTGMTLIIVTHNRELAEDMDRSLELRSGELYAQDSF, encoded by the coding sequence ATGAGTAACGACATGGATGTTTCCTCCGGCAAGGCTCCGCTGTACCTTGTGGAGCATGCAAGAAAATCGGTGGAAAGCCCCGCAGGGGAACTGACCATACTGCGCGACGTGAACTTTGAGGTACGCGCCGGGGAGGCTCTCGCCATCGTGGGTTCCTCCGGCTGCGGCAAGTCCACGCTGCTGCATATTCTGGGCACGCTCGACCGCGCTTCCGGCGGCCGCGTGCTTTTCGAGGGGCGCGATCTTTCCGCCCTGTCGGCAAGGGAGGCGGCGCTTTTCCGCAACCGCTCCCTGGGGTTCGTGTTCCAGTTCCATCATCTTCTGCCGGAGTTCACCACGGTGGAGAACGTGGCCATGCAGGCCGTCATTGCCGGTATGCCCCGCGCAAGAGCCCTCGCCCTTGCGGCCGAGGCGCTGGAAAAGGTGGGGCTCGGCGAGAGGCTGAACCACCATGTGACCACCCTTTCCGGCGGGGAGCGGCAGCGCGCGGCCATAGCGCGCGCCACGCTTTTGTGCCCCAAGGTGCTGCTTGCGGACGAACCCACCGGCAACCTGGATGAAAAAACGGGCGCCCGCGTGGTGGACGTGCTCAGAAAGCTGAACCGCGACACGGGCATGACCCTCATCATAGTGACGCATAACCGGGAACTTGCGGAAGATATGGACCGCAGCCTTGAATTGAGATCGGGAGAGCTCTATGCGCAAGATTCTTTCTAG